A single window of Pseudarthrobacter defluvii DNA harbors:
- a CDS encoding YciI family protein: protein MSKYLILIYQDEAVARQAEGESISASYQQFQQRRGPSLLGGAALHPSSTATSIRRDGNGGFLVTDGPFAESKETLGGYYLIEATDLDEALEIAKEVPAGVGVEVWPVRVAS from the coding sequence ATGTCCAAGTACCTGATCCTGATCTACCAGGACGAGGCGGTGGCCAGGCAGGCTGAAGGGGAATCCATCAGCGCCAGCTACCAGCAGTTCCAGCAGCGGCGTGGCCCGTCCCTGCTCGGCGGAGCTGCCCTGCACCCCTCCTCCACAGCCACCTCCATACGGCGGGACGGAAACGGGGGGTTCCTGGTAACCGATGGCCCCTTCGCGGAGTCGAAGGAAACCTTGGGCGGCTACTACCTGATCGAGGCAACCGACCTCGATGAAGCGCTTGAAATCGCCAAGGAGGTACCCGCTGGAGTCGGAGTCGAAGTGTGGCCGGTGCGGGTGGCCAGCTGA
- a CDS encoding RNA polymerase sigma factor: MAGAGGQLMPRTASAEVAAAVADAHRREWAFVLAATVRVAGDIDAAEEAVQDAYASALASWGGSGIPRNTGAWLTVTARRRALDARRRAATAEHALPKLLSPGEPGVEDLAIDEEGIPDDRLRLIFTCCHPALAVEAQVALTLRLLCGLSTAEVARAFLVPEATMAARITRAKKKIAAAHIPYRVPAASELHERVDGVLSVVYLVYTTGHTAPSGADLMRRDLAERGLELARMLHALLPGDADVAGLLALVLLTGARTGARLDGHRDIVLLEHQDRSKWDRRAIEEGVSLLRESLAAGLPGRFALMAAITAVHDQSGSWPDTDWHEILGLYDLLVERWPSPVVQLNRAIALGFASGFAEGLAELDALGAEPQLARYPYLAAARGDFLVRLGRPGDARVAFEEALILTDNGAEERFLRARLEGLPDSHGRQGQRESPS, translated from the coding sequence GTGGCCGGTGCGGGTGGCCAGCTGATGCCCCGGACCGCCAGCGCTGAGGTTGCTGCGGCGGTTGCGGATGCGCACCGCCGGGAGTGGGCATTTGTGCTGGCGGCCACGGTGCGGGTTGCGGGTGACATCGACGCCGCCGAGGAGGCGGTACAGGACGCTTATGCCAGCGCCTTGGCCAGCTGGGGCGGGAGCGGTATCCCCCGGAACACAGGGGCGTGGCTTACGGTTACGGCGCGACGCCGGGCCCTTGACGCCCGCCGTCGGGCAGCCACGGCGGAGCACGCCTTGCCAAAACTTTTGAGCCCGGGCGAGCCTGGGGTTGAAGACCTGGCCATCGACGAAGAGGGCATCCCGGATGACCGGCTCCGGCTGATCTTCACCTGCTGCCACCCAGCGCTGGCGGTTGAGGCCCAGGTGGCCCTGACCCTGCGGCTCTTGTGCGGACTCTCGACGGCCGAGGTGGCGCGGGCGTTCCTGGTCCCGGAGGCAACCATGGCGGCACGGATCACCAGGGCGAAGAAGAAGATTGCGGCCGCGCACATCCCCTACCGCGTGCCGGCGGCGTCCGAGCTGCACGAGCGGGTGGATGGGGTGCTGTCAGTCGTGTACCTGGTGTACACCACAGGGCATACGGCACCCTCGGGAGCGGATCTGATGCGCAGGGACCTTGCGGAGCGCGGACTTGAGCTGGCGAGAATGCTGCACGCGTTGCTTCCCGGCGATGCCGATGTCGCCGGGCTCCTGGCCCTGGTCCTGCTCACCGGGGCCCGCACCGGCGCCCGGCTGGACGGACACCGGGACATTGTTTTGCTCGAGCACCAGGACCGGTCCAAGTGGGACCGGCGGGCCATCGAGGAAGGCGTGTCACTGCTGCGGGAGTCGCTGGCTGCGGGGCTACCGGGCCGCTTCGCGCTCATGGCGGCCATCACAGCCGTGCATGACCAGAGTGGGTCCTGGCCGGACACTGACTGGCACGAGATCCTGGGCCTGTATGACCTGCTCGTGGAAAGGTGGCCCTCCCCGGTGGTCCAGCTGAACCGGGCCATTGCGCTGGGCTTCGCGTCAGGTTTTGCGGAAGGACTCGCGGAGCTGGATGCGCTCGGAGCAGAACCACAGCTGGCACGCTACCCCTACCTTGCCGCCGCCCGCGGGGATTTCCTGGTCCGCCTTGGCCGCCCGGGGGACGCGCGGGTGGCCTTTGAGGAGGCACTGATCCTTACCGACAACGGAGCGGAAGAGCGGTTCCTCCGTGCCCGGCTGGAGGGGCTGCCCGACAGCCACGGCCGCCAGGGGCAAAGGGAAAGCCCCTCCTAG